Genomic DNA from Setaria italica strain Yugu1 chromosome V, Setaria_italica_v2.0, whole genome shotgun sequence:
TGCCGGGCCGGAGGGCCCTACAGCGAAGCAGCGAGATCGGCCGGCCGCCatgagcagagcagagcagcacGCCATATGCTTGGTCACCAACCATCACATGACCGGAGGGAGAGAGGCCGGGTGGCTGTGGGAGCTGGGGCAGGGCAGCGTGCGTGTTGTTGGGGACAAGGGGGAGGGAACAAAGGCGAGTGCCCAGTGGCGCCATCGGTGTCCCCCTCCACGGCTTGAATTCTCCTCTATCTCCTCATCATTAAGTGGGGGAATGATAAGATAACGACGGGTCTTGCCATCCTTGTCACACCAACAATGGGCTCATCGGCACGCCGGCCGCATTGTTAATTAACTTgcatttttttcctctcttaatttatttatttatttattaggcTACCCGAGCAATCCACAGCGACGGAGGTGACagcgatttttttttcttaccgAGTAGTAAGGCGCGGTGGAGACGACGCTCatgggcgcgccggcgccggcggcggctggcggcgagaGCGCGTAGAGCGCGGCCATGAAGAGCTGCGTGGAGCCGGTGCCGACGAGGACGTGGTagccgtcgacggcggcgttgccgacgaggcggtggaggcggcgcacCTCGTGGTCGAAGCCGGGCTCCAGGAACCAGCACACGTTGCCGACGTCGGAGAAGTAGCTCATGGTCTGCCACCCCGGGATGACGATCTCCGCCGCCGAACCCGTCCCGCGCCAGAACTCCTCGAACATGGTCGGGTCACCGCTGCACCCGACAACGCGAATGTCAAACCCCCATTGTTGCTGTAGCCCAGCCCAGCCAGAGACCACACTCATCATGTGCCTCTCATTTAAGTAATTCGCATCATCATTAGCAGCAGAAGTAAATTAAAAATAACAACTAATACTAAAGCATCAAAAAAAGGTAGGTGCATGAATCGCGAGCAAATCTTCGATCTTGGGATGGGTAGATTTGCTCCGCGCATCGGAGTTCATTCTCCATTGGCGACGGCATTGCCCAGGGGACATGCCCCGTAGGGAAGAACACCTCTCCCCCCGCAGCAGCAAATTGCAAATATAGTAGGGGTGGAGGGTGGTGCGAGTAAATTAACATTCCCGTTTCCGCTAAACAAAAAGGGTGTTGCTCGCATAGCAAAGCACAACAGCACAAGCACTAGCAGGAGTAACAACGGACGAACGAGCTGGCAAACGCGGCAGCGAGAGAAAAGGGGAGGATTTGAAAACTCACTGGTCGAGGTTGATCACGGACTCCGGCGTCACCGCCGGCTTGCCCGTCGACGGCGCCCCGGCCGCCACGGGCTCCTCCTGCTGCCTCGCCGTTCTCCTGCCGCTGTTGTCTGCAGCGTCGAGATGCATCAGGCAGGCCTGCTGGTGCTCCTCGTGGTGCGGAGGGACCGTGCTGTTGACGTAGGGGTGGGTGCGGAGGAAGAGCCCGACGTTGAGCGCGAAGGAGACGAAGAAGGCAGCCTGCCACTGccagagcggcggcgccggcttcCTGGGCTTGTTGCCGCCAGCTGCTCTGGTGGAAAACTTCTTCCCAGGCGGCGGCTTGCTGACGGAACGGGGCGCGGGGAGGTCAGGgccgccgttcgccgccgccgcaccctctTCCCGACggctcggcggcgcggaggacctgggggcggcggcggtgccgttCGGGGCGATGAGGCTCGGGGGCGGTGGCCGCACcatcccgccggccgccgccgccccccggaAATTCCCGTCCACCGCCTTGCCAAGGTGCTGTAATGCCGCCATGCGTGGAGCCCGGGGACAGCGCGTGCTACCAAGGCACACCGACCTCCGCGAGTggtgggccgcggcggcgccttACTCCAAGCTTCTTGGGGGAAGGAAACAAACGGGCGAGGACTGAGGGagaaaaaagggaagaaaaaaaaaggtggaaGCGCTTCTTGGATTGAAGCGAAGTGGGAGAACTGGAGGGCGCTGGCCGCCGATTGGAAAGCTGGAGCGGTGGGAGGCCGCTGCAATCGGATCGAAGGCTCTCTTGCTATCAGCAAAAACTTGGCTACAAGACCACAAGCCACACTCTAGCTCCTCTGAGGCTTCGAGCTGTACTTCGCTAAGCTCTCGTGGTAGAGGAGGGTGCAAGCACGAAGGGCTTTGCTGCGAGCTGATTAACTGTAACAGCTGAGCTTAAACAGTGTAGTACGCTTAGCTCGAAAAAGTGGCTGGCAAGAACAGGTGAGCAGCAGCAAATGGCCACGAAAAGGGAAAgcgagggaggggggagggggaggggggggggaaaGTGCTGTGATGCTCAAGATGGAGAAGCTCTCAGAGcacagagagagagggagagagtggcGCAGGCAGGGACCAGCGAGGAGGGTGGTGATGCAGCATTTTATAGGGTCGCCCCACTAATCTTCGATCCCCCCGCGGATACAAAATATTCTTTCTTCCTAGTAGTACTGTGCTGTTGAGAGCGCCCGAGCACACGGCTGGTAATAATGCCGCTCGGGGCTTTCAGGCCGTTGTGTGGCAATCGGACGGTCCGTCGATCGTCCACAACAATGTCGCCATGTATTGTTATGATGAGGGTTCGTGCAACTCAATTACTCAACGTACCATGACCTTATGATTGGGTGGTTGCTTTTCGGATCTGTGCTGAACTCTTCTCCTAGTAGCTAGGCTACCACgcatctattatcttaatataatAATACAATAgtaatgttaaaaaaaatcaccatgtTTATCAAGAGGATCTAGAAATTTCCACGTTAAtcgaaaaaaagagaagaatatagaTAGTTGGATTTTATCCAAAGAGTTAACGTTCAATACGGTGAAAGCTTTATATAAAAAGAAAGAATCCTTATGATGGCCAAATCATATATATGTTTGTTCATGACGTATGTCTCCCTTCTCCAAGCAAACGAATATCAGGTCAAATCTCCTCCCAAAATAGCAACTCAATCTCCGTCTCTTTTTACATGGAGTAGGAAATGGACATATATAGAAAGAAATAGGAACTGGTTTGCCCCTTGATACATAGACGACTATCATCCCTATACATCAAGTATGAAGTCGCTGGGTTGATTCATACTGCAACTCAGCAGCAGACACGCAAGCCTTGGACATGTACACGAGGACTGCTACGACTTTGTAGGGCGAGCAGCATCTCCAAGGCACAAATACTGACGCTTGCATGCAACAGTGCAAGCAGCACACGATTGCAACGACGATCGAGCTTGCAAGCTAATTTAGCCAATAACATGAATTTCCGTTCTCATGTGCGCACGGACATGCATTCTTTGCTGCAGAGCCAATCTCAGAAAAGTCCCGATTGTTTCAATTTTTGGAATGTGCCGGCGACAGATCCGTTGCTGAGGATTACGACGTGGTTCATCAACCTCACAAAGGTCATTGTCTTGCTGAATGGACGGAGAGCATATGCAATCTCGCACTGTACATGTCATACGAGGCTGTTCCAATACAAGATTATGGATTAAAAGATAGGACTAGATTCCAAGACAAGATTATGGATGGCCTTTTTTGACAGTGGCATGCTGCTAATACTCTTCAGAGAAATTTTCAATGTCAAATAAAATTAACAAATAGCTAAATTAAGAATAAAATAATAGAAATGTTTTTTTATTCCACCGGCATAGGGAAGCAAATTCTTTAAATAGTAAAAAAACTCATTTAGAGTATAAATATTTAGTAGctaatttcaaaaataaaaataatataaagtatTTGATACTCACGTGGAATCAAAGAGTAAAATTAATGGTATACCAAGGACAAATAATCCGATCCATTAATGTAAAACAATGGATAAAAATAATGTAACAATAGATATGCCATAAAGGGTGGAATTTAACCAAATATAAATATAGCATCCTTTGTCCATTGGAGTTGTGataagagaaaagaaaatgaatcgCTCCATAAAAACCAAACAAGTGTGACATATCCTCTCGCCTTATATATTTCTTTTCATGTCATCTCTCACATCGCCAGCCACAGCCATGGTAAGTGCTAAGGTAATAAGTCATTGATAATGGTCATCAAACCTATAAGCGATAGTGTGTTGGTACCATCAACATGAAGAAGAATGCTtctctaagagcaactccagcggACCCTATAAACATCTCCCTACCCCAAATTTAAAGGGTCAAGTAAAAAAAACATACTCCAGCAGGCCCTCTACTAGGCTCCCCATTTTGGGGAGACCTCCAAATTCCCCTATCCACGCTCCGTTCCTGGGGGTCTAAGGAGCCCTCTATCCATGGGAgctattgttgaagttggacatATTTTTGTGGTTAAAAAATAAAGAGAACCCCCTTTGCAGGATTTGGTTTGAaggctattgctggagttgtTCTAACCCTACCAACAAAGAAGAAGGGCTCTAGAAAAGACAACCTCAAAAAAATTAGTACTTGAGAATTAAAAGAATCTGCCGCATAGTTTTGAAGTGCTAGAAATTTTCATGTTAATGCTGATAAAAGaaagatatatattttttatttatcatgGTCCCAAGTtataatggtggattaattacactagagaaaaaaaaataaatatatatatattttatttatcaTGGACCCATGTtataatggtggattaattacaTCAACACTGGAGactttaaaataaaaaaattggattAAAAGGAATTAAACAAAACCATGGATGTTGTTGCACATGCTAGCTAGAAagactaaaataaataaaggggGGCACGACATGATCACGATATGTAGTGTGGAGCCGCTCCAGCATTGGAAAGAGAGTGAAACCAAAGGCACCCATTAACCCAATGCCCATAACCTAATGAAAGAACACATTGCATGTGCTGCTCACATCCCCAAAACATAAAACACAGGTGAAAGAAATATTGCATGCATCTAAAAAATACgtgcaaaaaaagaaatatcatCAATGTTTGTGTTCCAGCACACTACCACACCAAAGTTAGAGCAAAGCGTCATGGGACAACGCTTCTACAAGGATTAACTCAAGAGTGCAATGTATATGCACCTCAACAAATTGGTGTTAATACAATTGGTGGGTGCAATGAGGGAAAGGATAGAAGAGTCAAGGAGATCTATTGTGCCATAAATTTTCACAATCGCGGGTGAATGAATATGAGGTAATACTGCATTCAATGATCAATGACAGAAATCATGCTACATCCTTAGCACATATTCCGTACTCTATTCAAaataatttcaaaattaaaagATATACCTAAATTAATGAAACAATAAATGAATTTTAAAAAGGAGATTATGATAAAATCAAAGTTCTACAATGGGTCCAAGCAGTTAATATAATTAATTGAAATTAGCGCTTCAATTTTCATATGGCTTTGGAATGAAATAACAAGATAAAATTCTATGTCAAATAGACATAAATAAATACCAAAGAtttttagtaaaaaaataaacaaaatagtATGTAGTTATATTTTCATATCTATCAGGAACAAAAAGACATACAAGACCCATACAAAATCTAATTCACAATAACTAAATTGTATACTAAAATCGAACTGGCTCATCTTCTTTATGGTGGAACCTACCAATCTATTACCTGAGTCCTTGACTCGCCATGAGTTTGTATTTTTCCGGTTTATTCCATAAATTAACCATTGCTAGAGATCTGCCAGCTCAGTATCTCAAAGGTGCTCCTAGGGGTAGTGTTGTGTGTGTATTCATAGGAGTGAGTGTGGAGACGTGTAAGTGAGTGGCTGCTTGTGTAcagttttttttgcaaaaaattatactaaaaaaatatgaagaaTCTATATTGAATACAATATGAGAAAAAGTAAAACATACCCTCTACTTTTTGTGTTTTGCTCTTCATGACACCATTTCTCCAAACTACATAACACTAATAACGTTGATTGGGAGGGTGGAATTAGAAGCATCATGAAAAGACATATGCAATCGTGTTTGTTAAATTCATCAAGAAAATCTAGATAGTGTGCATTGATTGACTGTAAAAATTTATAATGTTTGcagtaaaaaaattaaaaagataaaataaaaaatctagCCGTGCTATTTGCGCGGGCCACCTTGCTAGTTGTGAAACGCGCTTGTTTCAGCTTGGATATTGCAAGTGCCAACAAGCTAGCTACAGTCCCACGACCTTTAAGCTAGTGAAGTGTATTATCACTCGTCTTTTCAAAATCCGATGAACAAACACTCTCATACATGCATGCGCTTAACTCCACAAGTATCTTTGTAGGATTGACCGACACATCCTATATATTAACAAAGTTAACATAGACAACTCATTGTCGTTACCAATTGGAAATATCAATTATATGCCACAAAAAGAATAATTGACTGAAAATGCAAACACCCTTCTTAGTCGGAGAGGGTGCATCCGATACAACCAAAAGAACTATTAACTAAAACCATGAATATCTTTCTAAGTCGTTGATTCAAACTCGAGTGAGTATATTCTACAGTAAGAAACCTATCTAACTCAGATAAAAGAGTTCGCGTCACTCACTTTTGTGAAAGCCTTAAAATTTATTATTGTCAATGAGTTATGTTTTTCTCTCGTGACGTCAATAAAGTTTTGAAAAAACGAAGAGAAAGACTAATCAACTTCTCATTGTGCAACATATATAACGACCAAATCGGTCCTCTGCACATATAACGACAAATGAACCAACTGTCGCAAGTTTGCTTCATGTTGATCATTTCTCTGAATTACTTATTGATTCGCCTCCTAATAAACAACTGATTGCCTTTTTAGGTGAGATCCATTTTCTAGTATTCCCTGTATTTAAATTTCAGAAACCGGCCATTCGCCAAATGGCTCTCTCTGGTATAAAGATAAAGTTGCGAATTTTCCTAGCTGCTAGGCGTAAAAGATAATTAGTCAGCAAGTCAAAGTtccaaataaaataataattggATGAAGGAAACCGAGTATAACACTTTACATCTCTACCGAATACCGAATAAAGCACACAGAAATTTGTTGAGGCACAAAAAAGGAGCCTCTGCTTTGCAAGTGCACTCATCGTCATTTGCGATTCTTTTctgttttctatttgaaaacCGTGTAAGGTAGGGAGCCACAAGTGCAAATGCAGTGCAACCCATTCGGGTTGATTCTTTCCATGTTTTGTATATCAAGTTGCTAGTGCTTtgcttttcttattttttattcCTCGCCTTTCTAAAagttttgggggtgtttgggaggagggggctaaattttagcccccgtcccatcaaatgtttggacactaattaggagtattaaatctagactaattacaaaactaattacacaatccctagactaaatcgcgagacgaatctattaagcctaattaggccatgatttgacaatgggtgctacagtaaccattcactaatgatggattaattaggcttaatagattcgtctcgcgatttagcctatgggttctgcaattagttttgtaattagcttatatttagtcctcctaattagtatccgaacatccgatgtgacagggctaaagtttagcccactccttctaaacacccccttagtttatGGTTTATGAGACTATGCAACAGCATCCCATCATTTGTATATGATGATATGTGGGAAAAGATGGTGAATGAGTTCAGGGAAAGGACCATTCAATCATGTAAGCATCAATCAGACAATGATTCGCCCCatgatcagaaaaaaaaaacatatcataAAATATGGGGAGAGATGCTAGCCGCATTTGTAACATGGAAGTTTCGTAGAATTTCAAACAAGCGGTGCCATTGGTAATGTTTTTAAGAAACATAGTACAGACGTGAATGTTCACATACATGCACACTCAATTCTATAAAATTATGAAACCATACTAGGCAGTCACTTTTTATGTGGTCTCATCACCTCTATCATTGACCATCTCATGAGAAGTTGCCTTTGTTGAAAGCATGGTATATATGCAACAAAACATGAAATAAGATTAAGTCTAAACAAAATAACTATTCCTCAGACCTCAATGCATATATGCATGGTGCTCCATGTTATTGGGAGGCAGAGGAGTTGAACGTAGTGCAATCACCTTGAAAGAATCTTGAGGTCCCTTGGAATGGGCGGTTCATGATATAGAGTGGCTAGGACTAGGATTTTAGTACTTGGGCCACAGCCGTCTCTAAGCTTTCTTTGTGACGGGATGTGTCAAATGGGATAGCTTGTAGGACACAATTTTCTTTTCTCAAGCTCATAAACCTTTGGCCCTTGATATGATCTGACGTTCATATTCTTCCTTGGAGCATCTTAATTCCTTCAAATATATATTACTACGAAACATTATAGAACTATTATGGTTTTTGTTTGGCACATCGAACATGTAAATGTTTACTGTACATAGCATTATCATCAGGAGCCGATTAACAAAGGTCGCCCCACTTTAATAGTTTTTTCAATATCCTcgtatttttataatttttggAGGTGGCTCTGTACATTGGTCTCGGATAACGCAGAGGTCTCTCATCGACTAATGTACTCACGAGTGCAAATGCCcatgagataaaaaaaattgccCAATAAAATAGTGGAACTAAATCCCCTAGCATCATTAGCGGTATGAGTGACCATACTGCCAATATAATAGGGAGACGTGAAAACTACTCGAAACATCCTCGTGTTAAGTTAATCCCCACATAATCCCAAGGCAAGCATCTATATGCCCCTGAAGCTTATTACACTCTCGTTATTCCTGGTTCGCGGAACCATCAGCACACTGAAAGGTTTTGTGCCTAATACCAAGGTGTTTTTTTAGCAACAGTTGATTTTCATTGCAATACATAGTGATTATTGCAACAGTAGTCGATTTTGGTTGCGATAGGGTGACATATTGCCACCAATTGTGTGGTGTGATTATTGCAACAGTAGTCGATTTTGGTTGCGATAGGGTGATATGTTACCACCAATTGTGTGATGTTACGATATAAATTTTATTGATTCTAATAAGATGGATATATCGCAACGAATATATTTGCGTTCTAATTAGGGCGACGTTATTGCAACGCTAACGGTAATGGTTGCAAATAGATGTCCATGTTGCAACGAATATAAAGCGTTGATATTAGTACTATTATATGTTGCGAAAGAGTCTATGTTATAGCAACGCAAAATGAGTTGTTGCGAATAGAGTCTTACATATAGCAACGCAAAATTAGTTGTTGTGAATAGAGTCTTACATATATCAATGCAAAACTATATTGTTGCAAATAAGTCTTAGATATTGCAATAAGTCTTAGATGTAGCAACGGACACCAAAATCGTTGCTACACACAAGGTAGTATTGCAACGATATTTCTAGGTGTGGCAATAGATGAGTTTCTAGGTGGGCCTCACCCAAGTTGGACTATGTAATTTGGCTCATGCAGTAGGACTTTCTTTCGCTAGGGATCGGACCTAAACCTGATCGATCCAGCCCCTAGCTGTCGTACGTACGTATATGgacccactagaaggtttggactgtcttaaatatagggctggacaccgaaaTGTATCTAACATGGAGGCTATGGTACAGGATGGTGTAGTCTACGTGGGAAGATAgtaactagtcaaggattaggaaaagtactcgtagcaatcaGAGTAGGACTCGCCTAGTCAAATCCAACTACTATTCTTGTAACTCAACctacctgtaaccctgcccccagcaatataaggcaagaTAGGAACCCCCTCCaaggcaattcaatccaaccaactcacaagacgtagggtattatgcaatctagcggcccgaccctatctaaatcgtgtgtatgtgttcaccttcgagttcctaatatCGGCAAGCCCCATTAACCCCATTAACCAAAgcactacctcgagcacccccctcggtaggttgccgggtctaaacaccgacagctggcgcgccaggtaggggatctcatCGAGAATCCACtgacgaactcgatggcacaagtcatcatcaaaccaATCATCACGTTCAAAGCAGGCGCaacgttcatcttcggctacTAAGTTTGCGTTGTAGACGGCGCTGAAAATTTCCACCTCCACATTGCGACgatcccggagaagaagcagcaaactaTGAAACTCCAGCGTCAAGCTCTGGAGGCTTGAAGAGGTCGTATGACTGCGTAGATTCTAGTTCGAGGTAGCGGACTTCGAAACTTTGtaccacgctatcctcggaagaccagcattggccagttcatggccatcccgcaccacgtgtacttagtactcaggatgccgggacccaagggagtattCTCCCtgtgcggagacttgaagagctcgtatgactgcgacacagaagccgtggagctagcagcaactacacaagtaccaaattcgatgatgcaacTCTTCGTCGCATCAAAAAAGTTGTCCCTgtctgaactcgagatcctagaaaaaaagtcgggggcaaccaagatcaagtcggcaagtgaagtagacatcaaagccattagCCTTGAGActgtgatagctccaagacagccctaattggcacagggctagatcctaaataggaaagcgcgctcatcagcttcctccaggccaacCGAGATATCTTCGCATGGAAACCAGTGGACATGCTGAGAGTGCCCAGGGAGCTAATTGAGCACTCACTAAacatgaatccaaaagctacacaaaAAGGCGATGCCTACGACGATTGGtccaagacagaagggaagccatcaagaaagagctagccaaattaCTTGCAGCGagtttcataaaagaagtctatcatccagagtggcttgcCAATCTCGTACTAgtgtgaaagaaaaacaacgacGAGTgaaggatgtgtgtcgactacgcGGACCttaacaaacactgtccaaaggatcccttcgggctctctaggattgatcaaatcatcgactccacagctggatgcgtcctactctgtttcctcgattgctactcggggtatcaccagatagctctcaagaaAAAAGACCAAATCAAAACTGCGTTCATCACCCTATACAAAGCTTTtagctacacaacaatgtccttcggattgaagaacgcaggcgctacTTATCAATGGGCAAttcaggagtgcttcaagaagcagctacaccgcaacgtagaggtGTACATGGACGACGTggttgtaaagaccagaaatcctgaCGACCTGATTGcagatttggaagaaactttcgcaagtttgtgagcattccggtggaaactcaacccaacaaagtgcgttTCTTCCGAAAAACtactcggtaggttgtcggatctaaacaccgacactagCCCTCACGCCATGTCACCACCTCGCGCGTCGTTTGCCTCCTCCATCACGAACGCCGAGCTTGCGCCGCGCCTGTCATCTTGGCCGTCCTGCGCCCTATCGCCATGAGTGCGAGGAGCCGCTTCGTTTTCTCAAGTACTGTTTCATTACGTTGTCTATAGCCCACTATACACTCTAACcaatgaagaaagaaaaatcaaTCCAAAATGATAGACCCTCATTAACTAACATGATACAAAGAATTGCAACCAATTTTCTTATTCCAAGGtattatactccctctgttccaggAAGAAtacaattttaattttttaatgtgATTCACTTTGCACGCTTGTGTTTGTCAAAGAAAAAGCTGTTATTGATGTGTGCCACCATTCGACGAGCGCGCCCTTGATCATGTATCTAACTTAGAACCATAGATGCGATGATACGGGATTTTAGCATTTCTTTTAGGAATAGATTTTAGCAATTGGGGCAGTGTATCGAATATGAAATGAGCAGTACTTATCTCTACAAGGCCATTTATTTTCCGCGAAATAATCAATAATCCCGCCGCCAGTCAAAGTTTAGCGAGCCAGGTCAAACATCCGTAAGCTGGAACGCTCCGGTCAACTAAATTAAACGCGCGCGCGGCGAACGCCTCCTCCATCCCATGTAGCTGACGTGACGTTCCTTCTCTGCGACGATGCACGCGTGCATTGGATCGGATCGGACCACCACGAACAGAACAGTTGCGTTGCACCGGCACCTAACGTACGTCTCTGTTGTTATCAGATGGATGTGGTCGTGTGGGCCGGACCGGACCGGAGGTATATTCCGGCCGGTGTCATCGTCTTCGTCATTAAGTTGATCATGGCAAGTTTCTTTTGCACTAAGCAAAAGTTTTATTTCGAGATAGAATATTGCTGATCAAAGCATTTGGGCTGGCGGATTTCCAGTGCAGTGAATGTCACCATCTTAGACCTAATTTGGAAGCTCCAATCCCTATCGGATCCTGAACTTTTCACTGAGTAGGTAATCCATAAGGGTATAATTTTAATTATCATCTTAGTTTTTAGTGGAGGTTTTTCCATCCTTAAGTTTTTGCTCCCCTGGTTGCAAAAGGTGCCTTAGATGTATAGGCCGGCCCAGCTAGTGGGTTTTATCGGAGGACGCACATTTGTGTGGAGAGCTCTTGAGTTTACAAATAAAAGATCACGTGCTGGGAGCAACACGTACTTGTGTCTTGTGACGATGTGTTTATCGGGGGCCGGGATGAATGGGTCGATCTTCTTGTCGAAGCGAATTGGGGCTGTTCTCGAGGGCCTGGTTTTCCCCGTGTGCAGCTCCTGCTTGAGCCACGCTGATGCCGCCACATGAGGTAGATATTTTCGGAGTGCATGGGTCGGCGTGCGTGCACGAGACCATGGCAGCGTTCGCAGCACCCCCTCGGGCAAAAAAACTACGAGTATTACGGCCTGGTTTGGTCCctgatttatttttagcacattagaagtattaaacgtagactatttataaaactcattacataagtggaggttaaacggaTTTGTGTCCTATGGTTCGGGTCTTCATGCTACtccaatgtgttgctacagtaaacatttgctaatgatggattaattaggcttaatagattcgtctcgccgtttaacctccacttatgtaatgagttttgtaaatagtctacgtttaatactcctgattagtatctaaacattcgatgtggcaCGTGctaaaaaataagcaaagggaaccaaacatcccTAGTAGCTCAAGGCCTCAAGCTATTAGACTAACTCAGAACATCATTTCCCTTTGTTTTAACTCGTCAACACTCTCACTCTTCCTGAGTTCCCATCTCATATCCTCCCTCTCTCTAGCTTCCAATAAAACAACCCTAACTTGGATC
This window encodes:
- the LOC101762186 gene encoding L-tryptophan--pyruvate aminotransferase 1, which codes for MAALQHLGKAVDGNFRGAAAAGGMVRPPPPSLIAPNGTAAAPRSSAPPSRREEGAAAANGGPDLPAPRSVSKPPPGKKFSTRAAGGNKPRKPAPPLWQWQAAFFVSFALNVGLFLRTHPYVNSTVPPHHEEHQQACLMHLDAADNSGRRTARQQEEPVAAGAPSTGKPAVTPESVINLDHGDPTMFEEFWRGTGSAAEIVIPGWQTMSYFSDVGNVCWFLEPGFDHEVRRLHRLVGNAAVDGYHVLVGTGSTQLFMAALYALSPPAAAGAGAPMSVVSTAPYYSSYPAVTDFLQSGLFRWAGDANSFKGDAYIELVCSPNNPDGTIREAVLSSESGNGIAVHDLAYYWPQYTPITKRADHDIMLFTVSKSTGHAGTRIGWALVKDRDVAKKMTKFIELNTIGVSKDSQLRAAKVLRAVSDAYELPEAREEHRLFDYGRRKMAERWSMLREAAAASGIFSLPDETSGHCNFAKETASTNPAFAWLRCDREDVEDCASFLRGHKILTRSGSQFGADPRYVRVSMLDRDDAYDIFVRRLASLK